The region ttttgttaaatgctacatgaagtagcatttggatttgGAGCGTTTGTTTAAACTAAACACTAGAAGATTGTAGTGCTGAACGAGGCTTTCTGTTGAAAACGGAGTGTTTTGTCAAACGGtagaagctagaagctctcaaacgttCCATACCGAACACGCCCACAATCTAGTCGGTGTAAACTTCTACAAAAAAGGTAAGAAACAAACAAGTTCGTCCATGTTAGAATTTAGAATCTAAAAATAGTATAAATACAAGGCAAGAAAAATACAtagttttataaaattatataaccAAAATCAATTATCTACTGCTCACTCATAATACCGTAAGGGATTAAAGTacaaatctaccctaataaataagaataattttgtcacatgtccttctctcattcaatttgccacatgtcattttgtcataatttaaagatatatttattttccatttgtcatttatttcattttccatttctaatatattattaattaatttccataaattaagcctaccataatgatattaatttcaatttcaaataaatttactgtttaaacctttgtgtttaacattttgttataattaacctgtttagtatacgggtctgataactaaacaataattttaatttatttattttttgcatgttttttttctcataatttttatttatttcaaatttcgaattcaaataaaattttcatttaatcgtttctatttaatattttgttttaatcaacccgtataatatacgggtttcacaactagttaaTACTATAAACTACATGAAGATTGAAAACGAGCACCAAATTCAACTCCGTAAGGGATTAAAGTACAAATTAATACTATAAACTACATGAAGATTGAAAACGCGCACCAAATTCAACTGTAGGATGCATTGGATGTAAAAAACAATGCCTATCCTTTTTACAAAATCTATAAATTAAAAGGACGTCGACACATCTTCTTTTTAAACAATTAATGTCATTGCTAATATTTAAGATTTAAAATATAAGAGTAAATACAAAATGTACAATagaaattatagaaaataaatgtgtttatgtattcATGTATAACACATGAGAATATAAACTATAATATAAATTAGAGACAATTACCATGCTGAAACGTTcccaaaatacggtccaaaaattctcattttaaattactaataaaaccatagttatcaacccatttcataaaaacataagttaTAATATCTCCAACATTGTTATTAGattttcaaaacatcagagtaaacatcccaagcTAAAACATCTTGgtgtgtgtgcaatgcagtcatcccgaagTCTTCTCTTtgcaactggaagtacctgaaaccaaaattgaaaactttaagcacgaagcttaatgagtctccacaaactaccacataccatacacataatcacatactgcaaaCATTGGGCCTAGCCCGCTACCTCGGGCCCCACTCAGCATCGGACGAATCCGGCATCAGGCCTGCCTGGCATCGAGTCTCGTTCGGTATATATATTTGTATCTATTatgccccgcctgtctctgggccccgccgaCTACACAtgcaaacatattatcataataaAGATAGCACATAACAAGCAAACACAACACTATAACTGCTAGTCTCAAGGCATTGCCTATCTTAGGCCCGACCCCctactctgctactaatgagatatggaatcCAGTCTACaatcagctagtgatgagatacgagcCGCCACCCACACTCATCTCCCtactaggcacatacaagtatcacaaagacaacgaGTATAACTAAGCATGCATTCCTTCCTCGGGTACCACCCGGCGTCGAACCGTAGTTCGGTAACATAGATATAAACCTCCCttaggcctcgcccgacatcggaccgaaatccggaacatataaactacatcgggctaaccccgacatcgaTTCTAAATCCAgtatacactaacatacataaacgggccgacattggtgccttcgacccgatcCTACTGGAGAAAACCCACCTCACAAGCTGACTGTAGAATCATGCGAATAACCCCTCGCTGCTagttggcagatccccgaactgtTGATCTCTTGCCTCCTCGGGCTGCCATTACCCAAAATAACAATTAGTCTAAACCAATAATTCTCTTTAGGGTAGAATGACCATTTTAAACCTAGTCCAACATGGACCATATCTAAGGCCCAAAACCATAATATGAAAAGGCCCAACACTACGGAGGCTTCCTAAGCCCAttagtggcccactaatggcccaatttgctaaattgggcctattccctctaatgggccttaccttaagcccaaacatattcttGGCCCAAATCATCTGACGtatgatggcccactaaggccaaAAGAACCAAAATCTACTGCATGGCCCAATCTGAGGCCCAAAACACGCCAAGCCCTCtgatgagtacgtggggcgtactcctctgtacACCAAGCGTACAAGCTGCATGGTGTGTATGTTGCACGTACTtgaatgtacgcccaacgtacttctctGTTAAGTCACTTTTTCATTAATAACTTAATAATCTATTCCAATGACTATAAACACAGATCTAAGTCCTCTTCAACGTCTTAATcaataaagtcactgacttggtgactttacatgACCCTAATAAGCCAAATCTCCAAAATGGCATTCTATTCTCATAAAAGTGATCTTAATTCATGCATGAACCCAATAAGAGATCCAAGattgcaactttatgccttagggactcatttagcactgagagtggcaactctaagccTATGAATCAGATTTTAACCATAAAGCTCTATACTTTGGATCGATATGACTCTAAAACCAAACCACACTAGATCTAAGCTTACTTGAGGAAATTTCAACCTTGGATCTACTGCTTCTCCTTTGATCTAAGCTTACTTGAGCAGACGTTGGGCGTGCTTCTCATACGCTGAGCGTACTTCTCAAACACCCGCGTCTACTTTCTTCTCTACACTAGGCGTACCCCCAGCTCATGTTGGGCGTACTTTCGTGCCtaccaccttgcatgcatggtacTTTCTTGCCATCTTTCTACATTAAGGACCAATAATGCCAATAACTTCAATGtgctataacttcttcattctaagtccgtttccgacaaactttatatccatgaaaagaaGGCGGGAAACCCTACGCTCCTAGCTACACCCAAAGCCTAAACCTTCTTAATAAGACCCAAGACCCATAAAAGGCCAAATCGCCTATACCCTTGGCTTGCAAATCCACAACCGAGTACTTCAAAAACTGggagttacaactctcccccacttaaattggatttcgtcctcgaaatcgctccttactgGCACCCAAATCCAACTAACGATCTGTGGAACGCAACTGATGGTTCTACGCTTAACCTATTCTTCTCAAGACCACCAAGAGCCAACCGAACTTCCTTCTTGAAGAAAACGAACTTCAAGCTTCCACAACTCACTTCTTCCTTTCCAGAGATCGAATCCATGCTGGTCTGTCTCCCTGACAAACTGTCTCTACATAACCATCTGCATGACAGTTATACTTGATAGAAAGCTCAGATAATATTTCAAGTAAGATATTCATCCCTGGAACAGTTAGACTGAAACAAGAGCtacacaatagggtcaaatcaagtactctgagattatccaatccAACTGTAAGTGTCTTCGCCCTTTCTATTCACAAGCTACCCAACACAATAACCCTCACAATCCCTACTTTTGTCCGAACATCACAATATCTCTTATCTACCTTCCAAAGGAAACAGGACCTCCGAGGTCCAAACTTATGTGTCTATTATCTGGAATACTGGATTCCACCCGGTTACTGAACCACTGATCACCTTCTCAGTCACTCCCAACGAATTCCATAGAAAACTTCAGCTACTGAAACAGCTCTATCGACATTTCCACTATTGGCTATATAAATCCTAGAATCCCGGATCCTATATCTTGACCCCATGGTCTCTGCCAGGATCCACCTGCCTTGCTACTACGCACGGGCCttacccacgggtctcacccaaaccaTACTACTAAGTAGCCTTGCCCCCAGGTCTCACCTATCTGGGGCTATGTACGTACAACTCCCTCGAGTTCTATCTATCTATCCTTTCCTGATTCTAATCTCGCTTACTCGGTGATATGGGACTCACGCAGACCCCACTGACTAGGAGATAgcggcctcgcccacactccgctaactaggagatataggcctcgcccacactccattgAGTAGGAGATACGGGCGTCGCCTGTAACAATTGACAAATTGGGTCAACTATTGATGATCAGTTACCGTAAGCGTTGCTGTAGTCTAAACCAAATGTATGATTTGCTAATGTTCATTAAATAAGTTTAAATGATATTACAATTAATTGATcaaaatttatatattatgaACCGAAAGAGTTATCATTTTTCATCCGAGTTCATTTTAAACGTTAATTTACAATAGGAAATCAGTggtatgaaaaccataaaattgtaCCTGGTTGAGTGTgaaaccttagaattttgaatTCGACATGGTTTCTACTATTCGTAATTCATGTCGAAAATGGTTTGGAAATCGAATTCGATGGTTGCGAATCTTAACGATAAaataattcaatatttcaaaAATCATGTACATTGATGTACGTATATGTATGAATAGCGTATTTTTCAAACTATATAATATGTAGTGGCTAAAGTTATTATAAAAAATCCATATTACATATAACAAATAGACAATTATGTTAAACACAATGTGTATGTGTTAACTAATTAAAAGTCTATAAAAACactaaatatatatacatatttatacatatgttATGTATCATTTTAAATACCAATTAATTGAATATATAACAACTCGAACATTTACTTTATACAAATCCCAAACTCTTTATATATCTTACCATCATACATGGTAAACCTTGATATAAGAGTGTATAAGTATTGTGGATATGCATTATTGCCTTCAAGAATAATTAAACAAATACATAACCAATACATCACACACACAAACACCCATATTCACAAATGGAAACCAAAACTACAATGTACTTTCGAGATCAAATTATAGATTGCAAAGTACCACAAAAGCCTTCTAAATATCTATTTTTGATCACACAAAATTCACTCAATCTTCCCTCACACTCTATCTTTCTTCCATCCTTTCTTTCTGTTTCGATGCACATCTAAGAACACCTCCATTGGAGGTGGTTCTTTTGTGGTTTCCCGGTGAGCTAATGAGCAACAGCCTCTCTCTTTCCCCTATTGTTCCTGTCGATGTGAACAACAATCCAAACCACCTATGAACTCAAATAAACCACCTAATCACTGCCAATGTTTCCCTCTTCCCCTGTTGAACATTACAACCAAACACACGCCACAACCAAAACATCAATTTGGTACCGTCATTGATCTCTATCAAGAACAAACAAAAGCAAAAGCAAAGAACTTTGTTACATATGGTTAACTGTTGCTTCCATTCTCTTCTTTCTCTTCTATTCGGTCCAACCAAGCATCGGAGATGCCTTTCCCTCCTTGTGGCTGCGTGACCACCGAACACGCCATCCACGCGATCCATGATTTTCGATGACGGAGGTTCGACCAAAAAAGGAGCGCCAGACCCCTCCCCTTTTCTTTCGTGTTTCCTGTCGGACAAATGAGGCAACCAAGAACCGCCAGAGCACACTTGATCTGGCTCTCGCTGCTTTTGTTCGTCTTTCCTCTCTGATCAGATAAAGATGAAGACTAAAGATCAAAGATCCTTTTTCCTTCATTTACGCCTTGTTCTCgagttttttttgtaaatttaatAAGGAAAaggaaggaaaattttgacagaaaaaAAAGGAGGGGAAGGAAAATATTCATTTATATAATGTTTCTAAACATGATGGATCTCAAGTAATTAAAGCTACACTGATTTCCTCCTTTCAGGGGCTTCATATTCATAAATTAACTTCTATTTTTTATTATGATCATTAATAGGTCGTATATGCATTCAGATTGCAGTAAAAATATTAAATGCTTATGTCAACGAAGCATAAATGAAATTTATTGTTGAAGATGAGATAGTTGCACGTGTTAGCCACAAGAATCCGTCCATGAAGAAGGATGATTGCAACATTATACTTTGTAAATTGTTCCCGATTTATAACACGTAAtgaaatatatgtatgttatttaACTTGCCAATGTCAAACAACAACcaccaaaacaaaataaaaaatgagaGTTGATCTGTACACAATAATTTTTATCCATACACAACAATTAgtgctttaaaatgttgtattgtataactatataatgCATAAATTGTTGTATATAGCAAAAAAATATTGTCTACGAATCACTTACCATAAAAAATACGTGCAAAACCTCTTACTCGTGCGCAACACGAGGAACTCCCACTAGTTTAAAGTAAAGTGGAGCCCATCTCAAGCCTCTAATAGGTCTTCTTTCAACAATAATAatttttctttgtgatttatttctttttaaaacaaaatttcaaaTAACATTTATGATAATCAAGTTCATTTGATATTAGATGGTCAACATTTTTTTAGCTTCCATagttatttttttggattttatttcATCATTTCAAGAGGACTAGCCCCTACATTGCAGGTCTCGATGGTTTTGTTGTtcatttggttttagatttgcaTTTTTATAATCAATCTGTGTTTTTACTTTTGTATAATATTGTATCTTATAAGTTGGAGAAGGGCAAGGCGGTCGTATTGTCGGAGAAGATGAACGGTGTGGTGGAGGCTAGGGGAAAACTGGAAAAAGAGTGAGACATGGAGAGGTGTGTTGAGTGGACGGATGAGATGGGACAATGGGACCGGCATATTGAagttgaataataataataataataataataataataataataataataatataattattaaaaaaatatacggAAGAAAAAAAATAGTATTTTAAAGAATGGTAGGTATGAAATACACAACAAAACCCAAACTTAAGAACCTtcttagtttaaaaaaaaaataagcatTAAACATACAAATTACCTTAAATGACACGAAACCATTCCTCTAATTTACTGACGTGtttaataaaaaattttaaaatttaaaaatatgttggattgaaatattataatttttacagttgaaaagaaaataataaataaacatcCCATCTTCTTCAACGTGATGCGAAAAAATGTAAATTTAGATGAAAATAACTTTTTAAAAACACATTATTCAcaattataaaaaatagtttgtTGACTAAGAAATTTCAAAAGTCAATCCTAACAACCCTTGGCATTATAAAGCTGATGTCGACAGGATAGATATTGAAGGGCTGTGAAAGGAAGTTAGGAGTTAGGGCCTGCGTTGTAGAACTAGAAGCTTGCTGAGTTGTTTACCATCAGTTTAACGATTTCAAATACATTGTAAGTTGATAATCTTCATTTTCTTCTGCTTTTTACATGATCAAGTGAATATATGGTCCCTCTTACTGTAATCCTTGTAATCTTTCCAGCTATAACTGATGACACAGAGATTAAAAATTTCGGATTTTTGTTGATATTAGATGTTTCATGAATTGGGTTTTTATGATTATCATTATTTTTGCTAAACAAAAGCCTAAAAAGAGAGTTGAGGTTCTTATTAGATTAGTTGATGATATTTAGAAGTCAGCCACTGTTTGTCCATCAGTACAAATTGCTTCCACTTGTTTCTGAAAGTTCAGATCGAAAGATTTAAGACATCCAATTGTATTTtgtggaaatatatatatatatatatatatatatatatatatatatatatatatatatatatatatatatatatatatatatatatatatatatatatatatatatatgggatagggaatatacattacagccccacctaagcttaggtacaaaacctctaaaatatgttattttaacatgctaaatatacacggtttggtttcacttggtaaatatatcattCTCTATAACATTTCTTACTTTCATTATTGTTTTATCATCTCCGTTTTCTTTCCTcaattatcgtttattacttcatccaagtgaacattactaaaccctacacttaaacctaaaccctaaatttaaaccataaaccctaaatctaaaccctaaaccctaaaccctataccttaaaccctaaccctaaaccctaaaccctaaaccttaaccCTAAACTCTAAACTCTAAACGCTAAacataaacctaaaccctaaaccctaaaccctaaactctaaaccctaaatcctaTTGTGTCGATCTTGAGTTTACATCTCGAAGTATTAATCGTGAATCCATTAACcgtaatctttatatagtaaaacaatgtattttcaaaaggtttagtacctaagcttaggtggggctgtaatgtatattcccttttcccatatatatatatatatatatatatatatatatatatatatatatatatatatatatatatatatatatatatatatatatatatgttgtttttGAGTGCTTAAGCATTAATTTGTCGAAATCATTTTAGATCATGTCCCAGATAAAGCAGTCAGAACCCATCAAATTCCCCTTCTAGGCCATAAGAAATTGTACTCAAGACTTCCACGTAAGAAATTTGATTGGAGTGGGTGGATATGGGAAGGTTTATAAAGGAATGCTCTCATGGGGAAATCATGTAAACCAGCTAGTTGCTATAAAACGGCTACATGTAACCGAAGTGGGTCAAGGTACCAAAGAATTCAACAGCGAGGTGACCATGCTTTCAAAGTATCCACACAAAAACGTCATAACCCTTATAGGGTTTTGTGACGATAACAAGGAGATGATATTGGTTTATGAATACGCAAGCCGTGGAAGCCTTGATTCATATTTAACTGACACTACTAGACCCGATAGACCATCATGGACACAACTTTTAAAAATATGCATTGATGTTGCTTCTGCATTGGACTATCTTCATAATCAAGTGTCACAAAACTACAGAATAATACATAGGGATATAAAAAGCGCTAATGTTTTGTTAGATGAGAGTTGGAATGCGAAACTTGCAGATTTTGGGTTCGCTAAGATAGGTCTAGCAAATCAAGATACCAGCTTTGTGATCACCAATGTCGCCGGCACAGCTGGTTATTGTGACCCACAATACCTTAAAACAGGTTTCTTAACAAAAGAGTCAGACGTCTATTCTTTCGGTGTTTTTCTGTTTGAAGTTTTATGTGGAAGGATGGAGTGTGAACAACGTTACAATGATGAGAGGAGATTCCTTCATCATTTGGCCCGGACCTGCTACAAAAATGGAGAGATAGACAAGATTATTGATAACAGAATACGGAAAGATATTAAACCTAGAACATTGCTCAAGTTTTCATCCATAGCCTACCAATGCTTGGAAAAATCTCGGGAAAAACGACCTCCGATTATCGAGGTTGTAATCCAACTTAACCAAATTCAAGTAAGTTTGAATATAATTTTTGTTAATTCCATCAACTTTTTTtagttaaaaatatatttacaCATCATGTATTGATCATCAGTTAGAAGATGAGACACAACAAGGGAATACTACCCTTCGTTGCTCCCATCGTCATTGTAACCACCAATCTCCGAGAGGTAGCCCTGAAAGAAGTATAAGAAATTATGAGGATCCTCCAAGAACGATTCAACATCAGGTCAAAGTTGAGTCGAGCCAAGTTGAATATGCTTTAACTAGCAAACATCCTCCAAGAGGACCTCCAGGATCCATGAATTGGTAAATACATACTGGAAATGAGCGTCGTTTAGGGAGTTGGAACACCGTCAAGATGTCCTCAACCCCTCATCTTAATGGTCACCTTCTTGATTTAATTTCATGTTGCTGGGTGATTTTAACACCTATGGTATGtctcattgtttttttttcttttcttcttgtaaaacttatttttaattatttctcAATGTTTCTCAATTTTTGCCATTTAGTCCGTCTCTACCAAAATGTGTACCGCCTTTAACACTTTTAGAGATGGGCATTTGATGACAAGACAATACATTAAAGTGCACAGGTGGTACAAAAATGTGTGTGAGGGGTGTGTGGGAGtgcttattttaaataataaataatttttaacttattagtttattagtttaTAGCAGACatgaaaattgagtttttagaaaACTTTTAGATTAGTTTGTACATTGTCAAAAGGTTATAAGCTTTTTAGTGTTTGTCAAATAGACCAAACAAGAATTCTTAAAAGTGTGAGACAAATATAACTAACAAGGAGTTTTTTATTTGTTACGgggtaatttatcaaaaatgatttattaaaagcTATCAAACAACTATAagctattttaatatatatatatatatatatatatatatatatatatatatatatatatatatatatatatatatatatatatatatatatatatatatatatatatatatatatatccaaacatCTTTTTTAACTCATACCAATGTGGAATCGGTAATAagctaaaaaaaattcatttttaaacttTCCCAAACACCATCTATAACACCGATTCATAATTGAAGATGTTTATGTCATATATTAAAGACATAAACTTTTATGACAGAAATTTGGGTTGTAATTTTGTACTTTTTTTAGTGCATAACAAAAAATTTATGGCATACATTTACGACACACATAATGTATGTCATGATTTTAGgtgttttaaaaacatatttttttagatTTACAAATTTTCAGATAAATGACAAGTAATGCCTCATAACACAAAGAAGAATATCATACATAGAAAAACAATTCATTTCGCACAACAACAGTATATGCCATATACTAAACTAAagacattttaaatttatttatcaaaaagaTCGTATAAGTTATATGTCAAATactaataaacatttcaaagttaCCATGAATATTATTTTTTGATACAAAATATCACAAGTAAATAAAGCTTGGTACAAAAGTTGACCATTTTTCGCGAATTCAATCAATATCAACATTCATGTATATACATTTTTGTAGCCCCAACCCTGGATTTTTTTTTGCTTCACTATAAAGAGTGAATAACATGCAAAAGCATGTGATATATAGAAAACAAATTGTTTGTTTGCAAATTTTAGCATCAAGTACACAACACATAAGTAGCGGAAAAATCAAAACATGATCTACATAAGTGCACATGCAATCTAgaatctatgttttactattatagcaacatactttgaaaaaaatcatataaaagaATTGCTAACCTTAGATTCTGTTGTTTGTAATCTTGTGCATGCCACTTTGTTGCTAGATGAATGATCCAAAGAAGAATCCCTCTAATGGAATCAGACCCACACACCAAATAGAAAAAAGGAAGAACCCACAAACTAGGGACTTTTTGAAAATCACCAACCCTTGGAGAGAGCTTGTGATTTTTGTCCAAGGGCTAAGAGAAAGCGAAGGGTGAATGATTTTCTAACAAGGAAAACAAGAACCTTAGGGATTAACCCTAACTGTCTATTTATAGGTGCAAACAAAATCTCAGATGGATATAAACTGTAAGGTTTAtccttttttttaattcaaacttGCCATATCCCTATCCAGGGATATGTAGAACCGCCCAATAGAAATCCTCTAGGAGCTTTTGCAATATTCCAATTAATGCAATTGATTAATTAATATCCAGccccttaattaattaaaacctttaaatatttaccaaaataatttataattaatttattaattcctTA is a window of Lactuca sativa cultivar Salinas chromosome 1, Lsat_Salinas_v11, whole genome shotgun sequence DNA encoding:
- the LOC111893558 gene encoding putative receptor-like protein kinase At5g39000 encodes the protein MLSWGNHVNQLVAIKRLHVTEVGQGTKEFNSEVTMLSKYPHKNVITLIGFCDDNKEMILVYEYASRGSLDSYLTDTTRPDRPSWTQLLKICIDVASALDYLHNQVSQNYRIIHRDIKSANVLLDESWNAKLADFGFAKIGLANQDTSFVITNVAGTAGYCDPQYLKTGFLTKESDVYSFGVFLFEVLCGRMECEQRYNDERRFLHHLARTCYKNGEIDKIIDNRIRKDIKPRTLLKFSSIAYQCLEKSREKRPPIIEVVIQLNQIQLEDETQQGNTTLRCSHRHCNHQSPRGSPERSIRNYEDPPRTIQHQVKVESSQVEYALTSKHPPRGPPGSMNW